The nucleotide sequence ATTTTTCAATCCAAGTGACTGAATCGAAAGATATATCTCGCCTGTCAGACCAATGATCCATTTGTCACTGGCCAGCCACTCGCTACTCTTGGCCTGTCCGAGGGCGTGGATTAATCGTGAAAGCAACGCTGATGACTGCCGAGAGCCTGCATGGCCTCACTGGCATCTGCCATCCACCAGCGTGGAATAGCGTTGTCTGAAACGACGATTGCCGGATTGCCGACGTCTCATCAAAGCTACAACATGAGCAAAGCCTGAACTGATGTGACGATCGTCAGCGTGCACACGAGATCGCCCCGACTACGATGACGGCACACGCAACGCCAGACTCGGCAACAACAACGCCAACAAATATCACCTGCTACCCGCAGGCCAAGGGGATTCCATGTCTGCCACTGCCTCTACCCCCGGCTGGCTCACAGGGCTCGACCGCATGACCGAAGGGCTGGGACGCTGCGTGTCCTGGCTGGTCGTCATCATGATGCTGGTCGAATTCGCCATCGTGATGCTGCGCTACGCCTTCAACATCAACAGCATTCCGATGCAGGAATCCGTGATGTACATGCACGCGACCGTCTTCCTGCTCGCCGCCAGCTACACGCTCAAGCATGACAACCATGTCCGCGTGGATATCTTCTACCAGCGCATGTCCCATCGCGGGAAGTCGTGGATCGACCTCGGCGGCACCCTGTTCCTGCTGTTCCCGGTGATGATCTTCATCCTGCTCTCGAGCCTGGGTTATGTCGGCGACTCATGGAGCATCAAGGAAGCCTCCCCCGAATCCGGTGGCCTGCCTGGCGTCTATCTGCTCAAGAGCCTGATCCCCGCGGTCGCCATCCTGATGATGCTGCAAGGTGTCGCTGAAGCTGGTCGCCACCTCCTGTTCCTGTGCGGGCGGCTGCCGTCGCCGCATGCGAGCGATGACACCCCTGATCACGATGAGGAGCTGGTGTAATGCTCGAGATCATGCCGCTGCTGCTGTTCGTGTGTATCTGTGTCGTTCTCATGCTGGGCTATCCGGTGGCGCTGTCGCTTGCCGGTACCGCGCTGGCCTTCGCCGGGCTGGGCATGGGGCTGGACGCGCTGGGCATTACCCAGGGCGTATTCGATGCCAGCTTCCTGTCGGCGATGCCCAATCGCCTCTACGGCACCATGACCAATCAGACGTTGCTGGCCGTGCCATTGTTCGTGTTGATGGGCGTGCTGCTGGAAAAATCGAAGGTCGCCGAGACGCTGCTCGACGCCATGGCGCTGATGTTCGGCTCACTGCGTGGCGGCCTGGGCATCTCCGTGACCATCGTCGGCATGTTGCTGGCGGCCTCCACCGGTATCGTCGGCGCGACCGTCGTGACCATGGGCCTGCTGTCACTGCCCACCATGCTCAAGCGTGGCTATGACCCGTCGCTCGCCACTGGCGCCATCTGTGCCACCGGCACCCTGGGACAGATCATTCCGCCGTCCATCGCACTCGTTCTGCTGGGCGACGTACTGTCTTCCGCCTATCAGCAGGCGCAATTGTCGATGGGCATCTGGAGCCCGAAGACCGTCTCGGTGGGCGACCTGTTCATCGGCGCCCTGGTGCCGGGCCTGATCCTGGTGGTCGCCTATATCGTCTACATCGCCATCATCGCCTGGCTCAAGCCCGAGAAGGCGCCGGCCGTGGACCGTGACGCGCTGATGAAGGAGCTGGGCCACACCGGTGGCATCGGCTGGCTGCTCCTCAAGGGACTGGTGCCGCCGATCGTGCTGATCGTCTGCGTGCTGGGCTCGATTCTCGGCGGACTGGCCACGCCGACAGAAGCCTCTGCCGTAGGTGCCTTCGGCGCGCTGATGCTGGCCGTCGCCAACCGCAAGCTGAGCTTCAAGACGCTGACGGAAGTCGTGCGCTCCACCACCAACGTCACCACGATGGTCTTCCTGATCCTGATCGGTGCGGCGCTGTTCTCGCTGGTGTTCCGTGGTTTCGGCGGCGAAGAGGTCGTCACCGAGATCTTCGAGAACATGCCCGGTGGCGTCATCGGTGCCACCCTGGTGGTGATGCTGGTGATCTTCCTGCTCGGCTTCATCCTCGACTTCATCGAGATCACCTTCGTGGTGGTGCCGATCGTCGGCCCGGTGCTGCTGGCCATGGGCCTCGACCCGATCTGGCTGGGCATCATGATCGCCATCAACCTGCAGACTTCCTTCCTGACGCCGCCCTTCGGTTTCGCGCTGTTCTATCTGCGCGGCGTCGCGCCCAAGGAAGTCAGCACCAAGCAGATCTACAAGGGCGTCATTCCGTTCATCCTGATCCAGCTGTGCATGCTGGGGGCGCTGGCCGCCTTCCCGGGCCTGGCCACCTGGCTGCCGGCCCAGTTCTAGGCCACGACTGACGAGACAGTACAAG is from Cobetia marina and encodes:
- a CDS encoding TRAP transporter small permease subunit; amino-acid sequence: MSATASTPGWLTGLDRMTEGLGRCVSWLVVIMMLVEFAIVMLRYAFNINSIPMQESVMYMHATVFLLAASYTLKHDNHVRVDIFYQRMSHRGKSWIDLGGTLFLLFPVMIFILLSSLGYVGDSWSIKEASPESGGLPGVYLLKSLIPAVAILMMLQGVAEAGRHLLFLCGRLPSPHASDDTPDHDEELV
- a CDS encoding TRAP transporter large permease produces the protein MLEIMPLLLFVCICVVLMLGYPVALSLAGTALAFAGLGMGLDALGITQGVFDASFLSAMPNRLYGTMTNQTLLAVPLFVLMGVLLEKSKVAETLLDAMALMFGSLRGGLGISVTIVGMLLAASTGIVGATVVTMGLLSLPTMLKRGYDPSLATGAICATGTLGQIIPPSIALVLLGDVLSSAYQQAQLSMGIWSPKTVSVGDLFIGALVPGLILVVAYIVYIAIIAWLKPEKAPAVDRDALMKELGHTGGIGWLLLKGLVPPIVLIVCVLGSILGGLATPTEASAVGAFGALMLAVANRKLSFKTLTEVVRSTTNVTTMVFLILIGAALFSLVFRGFGGEEVVTEIFENMPGGVIGATLVVMLVIFLLGFILDFIEITFVVVPIVGPVLLAMGLDPIWLGIMIAINLQTSFLTPPFGFALFYLRGVAPKEVSTKQIYKGVIPFILIQLCMLGALAAFPGLATWLPAQF